The Hyalangium gracile genomic sequence ACGACGACGACATCGTGGCCAGCCTTCTGGGTCGCGATGCAGCGACGCGCCACGTTCTTGATGCGCTCGACGTCTCCGACCGAGGTTCCGCCGTACTTCTGGACGATGAGTGCCAAGGTGCTTGAACCCCTCTCTACTTGACGGGCGGACCCTATTGGGCGCATCCCCGGGTGTCAAAGCTGTCGTGCTACACCGTTCGTCGCTGGCCCTCCGGCCCGTTTCGGCTACGGTGCGCGCCCTTTCGTTGGAGCCCCCATGTCCCTGCCCCGCATGCTCATCGATGGAGACACCCTGAAGCTGGAGGAGATCCTCCAGGTGGCCCGCCACGCCGTCACCGTGGAGCTGGCCCCCGAGGCCGCCACGCGCGTCCGCGCCTCGCGGGCCCTGGTGGATCGGGTGGCCGCCGGGGATGCCCCGTCCTACGGCATCAACACGGGGTTTGGCACCCTGGCGGAGGTGCGCATCGACAAGAAGGACCTGCGCGAGTTGCAGCGCAACCTGATCCTGTCGCACGCGGCGGGGGTGGGCACGCCGCTGCCGCTGCCGGAGGCCCGGGCGCTGCTGCTGCTGCGGTGCAACGTGCTGGCGAAGGGGTTCTCGGGGATCCGGCCGGAGACGCTCCAGCTGGCGCTGGAGATGCTGAACCGGGACGTGGTGCCGGTGGTGCCCGAGCGGGGCAGCGTGGGGGCGTCGGGAGATCTGGCGCCGCTGGCGCACCTGGCGCTGGTGTTCATCGGCGAGGGCGAGGCGTACTACCAGGGCGAGCGGCTCCCGGCGCGGCAGGCGTTGGAGCGGGCGGGGCTGCAGCCGGTGGTGCTGGAGGCCAAGGAGGGCCTGGCGCTGGTGAACGGCACGCAGGCGATGTGCGCGGTGGGCACGCTGCTGCAACTGCGCGCGGAGATGCTGGCGGATCTGGCGGACGTGGCGGGGGCGATGACGCTGGAGGGGCTGCTGGGGAGCCACAAGCCCTTCATCCCGGAGATCCACGACGTGCGAGCCCACCCGGGCCAGAAGGCGTGCGCGGCGCACCTGCGGCGGCTGCTCGCGGGCAGCGATCTGGTGGAGACGCACGTGAACTGCAGCAAGGTGCAGGATCCGTACAGCCTGCGGTGCATGCCGCAGGTGCACGGGGCGGCGCGAGAGGGGCTGGCGTTCGCGCGGCGCATCCTCGATGTGGAGGTGAACAGCGCCACGGACAACCCGCTGGTGTTCGTGGACTCGGAGCGGATCGTCTCGGGCGGCAACTTCCACGGGCAGCCGGTGTCGCTGGCGATGGACGTGGCGGCGATGGCGCTGACGCAGCTGTCGGCGATCAGCGAGCGGCGGGTGGAGCAGCTGGTGAACCCGTCGTTGTCGGGGCTGCCGCCGTTCCTGGCGAAGAACTCGGGGTTGAACTCGGGGTTCATGATCGCGCAGGTGACGAGCGCGGCGCTGGTGGCGGAGTCGCGCGTGCTGAGCCATCCGGCGTCGGTGGACTCGATTCCGTCCTCGGCGGGCCGGGAGGACCACGTGTCGATGGGGATGACGGCGGCGCTCAAGGGGCGGCAGGTGGCGGAGTTCACGCGCTCGTGCCTGGCCATCGAGCTGTTGTGCGCGGCGCAGGCGCTGGACTACCGGCAGCCGGTGAAGGCGGGCAAGGGTCCGCAGGCGGCGTACGAGCTGATCCGCGGCAAGGTGCCCACGATGGAGAAGGATCGCGAGCTGCACCGGGACATCGCGGCGGTGAGCGCGCTCATCGACTCGGGCGAGCTGCTGGAGACGGTGCGCGCGGCCACCGCGTGAAGTGGCTCAATCGAGGAAGCGGCGCTCCCAGCGGCGCGTCTCTTCCATGGGGCGGCGAAGCACGGGAACATCAGTCCGGTGGAGCCATGGCTCCAGTACCCGTGCGAGTTCTCGGTAGGCGGGGAGCACATCCCCCCGCTCCACGTCGCCCGCTTCTGGCCACTCGCCCAAGGTGATGGCGACCTTGTCTTCCGCCACCTCCTGCACGCTCGTGCCAGGGTGGCGGAGCCGCGTCCGCAGCCCTTCCACCCCTCCCAGCTCACGGAGAACAGGCTGCCCCAGGAAGTTCACCCAGTGAGGGCCCCGGATGCGCGTACCCACCTCCCACGAGTACCCGGACTCGCCTGGGATATCGATCCCAGGGTAACGCATCCAATGGTGAGCC encodes the following:
- the hutH gene encoding histidine ammonia-lyase, coding for MSLPRMLIDGDTLKLEEILQVARHAVTVELAPEAATRVRASRALVDRVAAGDAPSYGINTGFGTLAEVRIDKKDLRELQRNLILSHAAGVGTPLPLPEARALLLLRCNVLAKGFSGIRPETLQLALEMLNRDVVPVVPERGSVGASGDLAPLAHLALVFIGEGEAYYQGERLPARQALERAGLQPVVLEAKEGLALVNGTQAMCAVGTLLQLRAEMLADLADVAGAMTLEGLLGSHKPFIPEIHDVRAHPGQKACAAHLRRLLAGSDLVETHVNCSKVQDPYSLRCMPQVHGAAREGLAFARRILDVEVNSATDNPLVFVDSERIVSGGNFHGQPVSLAMDVAAMALTQLSAISERRVEQLVNPSLSGLPPFLAKNSGLNSGFMIAQVTSAALVAESRVLSHPASVDSIPSSAGREDHVSMGMTAALKGRQVAEFTRSCLAIELLCAAQALDYRQPVKAGKGPQAAYELIRGKVPTMEKDRELHRDIAAVSALIDSGELLETVRAATA